The following proteins are encoded in a genomic region of Triticum dicoccoides isolate Atlit2015 ecotype Zavitan chromosome 1B, WEW_v2.0, whole genome shotgun sequence:
- the LOC119349291 gene encoding PH, RCC1 and FYVE domains-containing protein 1-like — MTPDDNALITLKKGSKLIKYSRKGKPKIREFRLSGDETALVWYSHSKEKCLRLSSVSKIIPGQRTAVFRRFLRPEKDYLSFSLIYKNGQRSLDLVCKDQAEVEVWFSTLETLITAYRVNFPTDSDRISFSDEVSQYQDAYDTRLDIASSINRTYYSAGYGAAYSLNSSRADVRSDRANMLRVSTGDSSRISISSSIPSSSSQASGPDDIESLGDVYVWGEVWTDVLPPEGSSNFLCSKTDVLIPKPLESDVVLDVQQISCGSRHIALTTRQGEVFTWGEELGGRLGHGTDEDISRPKLVESLAVSNVEYIACGEFHTCAVTASGDLYNWGDGSYNAGLLGDGIGASHWLPKRVSGPLEGLQVLSVACGSWHSALAMSSGKVFTFGDGTFGALGHGNRDSVAYPKEVESLSGFRTMKVACGIWHSAAIVETNSQTGVNLVSRKLFTWGDGDKNRLGHGDKEARLVPTVVQALVDNNFHQVACGHSMTVALATSGHVFTMGSSSNGQLGNPKADGKLPCQVQDKLNSELVEEISCGSNHVAVLTSRSEVYTWGMGANGRLGHGGIEDKKKPTIVDALKDRHVKSIACGSNFTTCICIHKWVSGADQSVCSGCRQPFGFTRKRHNCYNCGLVHCHACSSRKVLKAALAPTPGKPHRVCDSCFMKLKAADSGGTSSPFNNKKSVMTRRSVDIKDKSERPDIRPSRLATAATAEPVKYADAKSVRSDIKPDPVSNARAPQGPATALAVPTTFVKPMGMGGMGGMGGMGGMGGMGAMGGMAMGMGMGVNMAPMGMGMPVVSQSHKKPSPAPTMSSALSVKSDTKDIDNLKKTNETLNQDISKLQTQVNKLKQKCEVQDEQLQKSERRAKSAASLAAEESSRRNSMLDFIRFLDTELKGLVDKVPAEFSDSIKDLQSQSEKYLTGQCSHSPEAISGHEQSRLPIGGMHEITHHGRSASMGNLDGSSLTSESPCHRFMDSNGRAPGDFAPKYGTHGEVQLIEQFEPGVYVTLIQLRDGTKVFKRVRFSKRRFAEQQAEEWWRENQERVFRKYNHAPT, encoded by the exons ATGACACCAGATGATAAC GCCCTTATCACTTTAAAGAAAGGCAGCAAGCTTATCAAGTATAGTCGGAAGGGAAAACCCAAGATTCGTGAGTTCAGACTTTCTGGT GACGAAACAGCTTTAGTTTGGTACTCGCACAGCAAGGAAAAGTGCCTCAGACTGTCTTCCGTGTCTAAAATCATACCTGGACAGAGAACT GCTGTTTTTAGGAGGTTTCTACGCCCTGAGAAGGATTACCTATCATTTTCACTAATATACAAGAACGGCCAACGTTCCCTTGATCTG GTTTGCAAGGATCAAGCAGAAGTTGAAGTGTGGTTTTCAACACTTGAGACACTGATTACTGCATACCGTGTAAATTTTCCAACAGATAGTGATAGAATATCATTTTCTGAT GAAGTGTCCCAATATCAAGATGCGTATGATACAAGATTAGATATTGCCTCAAGTATTAACCGCACTTATTACTCAGCTGGTTATGGCGCAGCCTATTCATTGAATTCTTCAAGAGCAGATGTTAGATCAGATCGTGCAAATATGCTAAGAGTAAGTACGGGAGACAGTAGTCGGATTAGTATTTCCAGCAGCATCCCTAGTTCTTCCAGTCAAGCTTCTGGACCAGATGATATAGAATCCCTTGGTGATGTTTATGTATGGGGTGAGGTGTGGACTGATGTGCTCCCCCCAGAAGGATCCTCAAACTTTTTGTGCTCCAAAACAGATGTTTTGATTCCCAAACCTCTTGAGTCGGATGTTGTTTTGGACGTACAGCAGATATCATGTGGTTCGAGGCACATTGCTCTTACTACCAGACAAGGAGAAGTATTCACTTGGGGTGAAGAACTTGGTGGGCGGCTTGGTCATGGAACTGATGAAGATATTAGTCGCCCCAAACTTGTTGAATCTTTAGCAGTGTCCAACGTGGAGTATATTGCATGCGGGGAGTTTCATACTTGTGCTGTAACTGCCTCTGGTGATTTGTACAATTGGGGTGATGGTTCTTACAATGCCGGATTGCTAGGAGATGGCATTGGGGCTAGCCATTGGCTTCCAAAGCGAGTGTCAGGACCTTTAGAAGGGCTTCAAGTGTTGTCTGTTGCATGTGGCTCATGGCATTCAGCACTTGCCATGTCAAGTGGAAAAGTATTCACTTTTGGTGATGGGACATTTGGTGCTCTTGGGCATGGAAATCGTGATAGTGTTGCCTACCCAAAGGAAGTTGAATCTTTGAGTGGATTCAGAACAATGAAAGTTGCATGTGGTATTTGGCATTCCGCAGCAATTGTGGAGACCAATAGTCAGACAGGCGTGAATTTGGTATCCAGGAAGCTATTTACCTGGGGTGATGGAGATAAAAACCGCTTAGGTCATGGAGACAAGGAGGCTCGGCTGGTTCCCACCGTTGTTCAAGCCCTTGTTGATAATAATTTCCATCAGGTAGCCTGTGGACATAGTATGACTGTTGCACTCGCCACATCTGGTCATGTCTTCACAATGGGTAGCTCTAGTAAtggtcaacttgggaatccaaaagCCGATGGTAAACTACCTTGCCAAGTACAAGACAAGTTGAACAGTGAGTTGGTTGAAGAGATCTCATGTGGCTCTAACCATGTTGCAGTCTTGACTTCACGGAGTGAAGTATATACTTGGGGTATGGGGGCCAATGGAAGGCTGGGACATGGTGGCATTGAAGATAAGAAGAAACCAACTATTGTGGACGCATTAAAAGACCGCCACGTTAAAAGTATAGCATGTGGTTCAAACTTTACGACATGCATTTGCATACATAAGTGGGTTTCAGGTGCAGATCAGTCTGTCTGCTCAGGGTGTAGGCAACCCTTTGGTTTCACAAGAAAGAGGCACAATTGTTACAATTGCGGGCTTGTTCATTGCCATGCATGTAGTTCAAGGAAGGTCCTGAAGGCTGCGTTGGCACCAACTCCTGGCAAGCCACATCGTGTATGTGATTCATGTTTCATGAAACTGAAAGCTGCAGATAGCGGCGGCACCAGTAGTCCGTTTAATAACAAAAAGAGTGTCATGACTCGTCGTTCTGTTGATATCAAAGATAAGTCAGAGAGGCCAGACATAAGGCCTTCAAGGctagcaacagcagcaacagcagagcCAGTCAAGTATGCAGATGCAAAATCAGTTAGAAGTGACATAAAACCTGACCCTGTGTCCAATGCGAGGGCACCCCAAGGTCCTGCTACAGCTTTGGCAGTCCCAACTACTTTTGTAAAGCCTATGGGAATGGGAGGAATGGGCGGAATGGGGGGGATGGGCGGAATGGGGGGAATGGGCGCAATGggtggaatggctatgggaatgggaATGGGAGTAAACATGGCGCCAATGGGAATGGGCATGCCTGTGGTGTCACAATCTCATAAGAAGCCAAGTCCAGCTCCAACAATGTCAAGTGCTCTGTCTGTTAAAAGTGACACCAAAGATATCGATAACCTGAAGAAGACTAATGAGACGCTGAATCAAGACATCTCAAAGTTGCAAACTCAG GTTAATAAGCTAAAACAGAAATGTGAAGTCCAAGATGAGCAACTACAGAAATCAGAAAGAAGAGCTAAAAGCGCTGCCTCTCTAGCTGCAGAAGAATCTAGCAGACGCAATTCCATGTTGGACTTTATTAGGTTTCTTGACACAGAG CTCAAGGGGCTTGTAGATAAGGTGCCTGCTGAATTCTCTGACAGTATAAAAGACTTGCAAAGCCAATCGGAGAAATATCTCACCGGGCAGTGTAGTCATTCACCGGAGGCCATTTCTGGGCATGAACAGTCTCGCCTTCCCATCGGCGGGATGCATGAAATAACACACCACGGCAGGTCCGCTAGCATGGGTAACTTGGATGGCAGTTCCTTGACAAGCGAATCTCCATGCCATCGATTCATGGACAGCAACGGGAGGGCTCCAGGCGACTTTGCACCAAAGTATGGCACCCATGGTGAGGTGCAGCTGATCGAGCAGTTTGAGCCAGGAGTTTATGTCACACTTATCCAGCTGAGAGACGGCACCAAAGTATTCAAGCGTGTCCGGTTCAG CAAGAGGAGATTCGCCGAGCAGCAGGCTGAGGAGTGGTGGAGGGAGAACCAGGAGAGGGTGTTCAGGAAATACAACCACgcacctacctag